Proteins encoded in a region of the Ancylobacter sp. SL191 genome:
- a CDS encoding host attachment family protein, translated as MSTSYDKIKIEQGAWVVVCDGRKALILCNKGDAAFPNLRTHEVHEQENPPTREQGTEAPGRVHQSAGTARSAVETTDWQDEGERDFLRQIAQRLDKAVAAGEVSALIIVAAPRALGMIRPFYSRALSDALTSEVDRDMVKLPVYEIEKHLAA; from the coding sequence ATGAGCACCAGCTACGACAAGATCAAGATCGAGCAAGGCGCGTGGGTCGTGGTGTGCGACGGCCGCAAGGCGCTGATCCTGTGCAACAAGGGCGACGCCGCCTTTCCGAATCTGCGCACCCATGAGGTGCATGAGCAGGAAAACCCGCCGACCCGCGAGCAGGGCACCGAGGCGCCCGGCCGCGTGCATCAGTCGGCCGGCACCGCCCGTTCGGCGGTCGAGACCACCGACTGGCAGGACGAGGGCGAGCGCGACTTCCTGCGCCAGATCGCCCAGCGGCTCGACAAGGCGGTGGCCGCCGGCGAGGTGAGCGCGCTCATCATCGTCGCCGCACCGCGTGCGCTCGGCATGATCCGGCCGTTCTATTCGCGCGCGCTCAGCGATGCCCTGACCAGCGAGGTCGACCGCGACATGGTCAAGCTGCCGGTCTACGAGATCGAGAAGCATCTAGCGGCCTGA
- a CDS encoding TspO/MBR family protein: MKTLSFFRLVVAVGLCLGVGAIGSLVTTPQIPTWYAGLVKPAWNPPNWAFPIAWTTLYVLMAVALWRLWQLHAPSPERRRAILFWCLQLALNAAWSPAFFGMEAPGAALAVVLALWLAIAATIWAAAKIDRIAAGLLVPYILWVSYATSLNAAIVALN; the protein is encoded by the coding sequence ATGAAGACCCTTTCCTTCTTCCGCCTCGTCGTCGCTGTCGGGCTCTGCCTCGGCGTCGGCGCCATCGGTTCGCTCGTCACCACGCCGCAGATCCCCACCTGGTATGCGGGACTGGTGAAGCCGGCCTGGAACCCGCCGAACTGGGCCTTCCCCATCGCCTGGACGACACTCTACGTGCTGATGGCGGTGGCGCTGTGGCGGCTCTGGCAGCTTCATGCGCCCTCGCCCGAGCGGCGTCGCGCCATCCTGTTCTGGTGCCTGCAACTCGCCCTCAACGCCGCCTGGTCGCCGGCGTTCTTCGGCATGGAGGCGCCCGGCGCGGCGCTCGCCGTCGTCCTCGCGCTCTGGCTCGCCATCGCCGCGACGATCTGGGCGGCGGCGAAGATCGACCGCATCGCGGCCGGGCTGCTGGTGCCCTATATTCTCTGGGTCTCCTATGCGACCAGCCTGAACGCTGCCATCGTGGCGCTCAACTGA
- a CDS encoding twin transmembrane helix small protein, with amino-acid sequence MDMLFVAKFLLLPVALGAVAVVLILGLANMARGGSPQRSQKLMQWRVLLQAVALCFVLATIFLMSQS; translated from the coding sequence ATGGACATGCTCTTCGTCGCCAAATTCCTCCTCCTGCCGGTCGCGCTCGGCGCGGTGGCGGTGGTGCTGATCCTCGGCCTTGCCAATATGGCGCGCGGCGGCTCGCCGCAGCGCTCGCAGAAGCTGATGCAATGGCGTGTGCTGCTGCAGGCGGTGGCGCTGTGCTTCGTGCTCGCCACCATCTTCCTCATGAGCCAGAGCTGA
- a CDS encoding cob(I)yrinic acid a,c-diamide adenosyltransferase, translating to MVVLNRIYTRTGDDGTTALGTGERRPKYDLRVTAYGTVDETNAALGVVRLHTGPDSAFGDFDAVLARIQNDLFDLGADLATPDDGVDRGWEPLRIVGTQVDKLERDIDLLNAPLKPLRSFVLPAGTPAATHLHVARTVCRRAERLVVELSQTPGEIVSEPAVRYLNRLSDLLFVMSRAANHRASGDVLWVPAAGREG from the coding sequence ATGGTCGTGCTGAACCGCATCTACACCCGCACCGGCGACGACGGCACGACCGCGCTCGGCACCGGTGAGCGCCGCCCGAAATATGATCTGCGCGTGACCGCCTATGGCACGGTGGACGAGACCAACGCCGCCCTCGGCGTGGTGCGCCTCCACACCGGGCCGGACAGCGCCTTTGGCGATTTCGACGCGGTGCTGGCGCGCATCCAGAACGACCTGTTCGACCTCGGCGCCGACCTAGCCACCCCCGATGACGGGGTGGATCGCGGCTGGGAGCCGCTGCGCATCGTCGGCACGCAGGTCGACAAGCTCGAGCGCGACATCGACCTGCTGAACGCGCCGCTGAAACCCCTGCGCTCTTTCGTGCTGCCCGCGGGCACTCCCGCGGCGACCCATCTGCATGTCGCCCGCACCGTCTGCCGGCGGGCCGAGCGCCTCGTGGTCGAGCTGTCGCAGACGCCGGGCGAGATCGTCTCGGAGCCGGCGGTGCGCTACCTCAACCGGCTCTCCGACCTGCTGTTCGTCATGAGCCGCGCCGCCAATCACCGGGCCAGCGGCGACGTGCTGTGGGTGCCGGCGGCCGGCCGCGAGGGGTGA
- a CDS encoding glutathione S-transferase family protein, with the protein MMAAPRLYGTSDSVYVRIARLALAEKGVAHELVPVDPFAPGGPPESYLRHHPFGRIPALEHEGFWLYETGAITRYVDDAFAGPSLQPTGARERARMNQIIGIADAYAYRPLVWGVYVERVEKPASGRVCDEPRLAAALVEAGTCLSAIAALMGEGPFLAGARLSLADLHLAPMIDYFRRAPEGAALMAAHPGLARWWERMAGRAQTPV; encoded by the coding sequence GTGATGGCTGCGCCGCGTCTCTACGGCACGAGCGACAGCGTCTATGTGCGGATCGCGCGGCTGGCCCTCGCTGAGAAGGGCGTGGCCCATGAGCTGGTGCCGGTCGACCCCTTCGCCCCCGGCGGGCCGCCGGAGAGCTATCTGCGGCACCACCCCTTCGGCCGTATCCCGGCCCTGGAGCATGAGGGTTTCTGGCTCTACGAGACCGGTGCGATCACCCGCTATGTCGACGACGCCTTTGCCGGCCCCTCGCTTCAGCCGACCGGCGCGCGGGAGCGGGCGCGCATGAACCAGATCATCGGCATCGCCGACGCCTATGCCTACCGGCCGCTGGTCTGGGGCGTCTATGTCGAGCGGGTGGAGAAGCCGGCCTCCGGCAGGGTCTGCGACGAGCCCCGCCTTGCCGCGGCGCTGGTCGAGGCCGGCACCTGCCTGTCCGCCATCGCGGCGCTGATGGGTGAGGGGCCTTTCCTCGCCGGCGCCCGGCTGAGCCTCGCCGACCTCCATCTCGCGCCGATGATCGACTATTTCCGCCGCGCGCCGGAAGGGGCGGCGCTCATGGCGGCCCATCCCGGCCTTGCCCGCTGGTGGGAGCGCATGGCGGGCAGGGCGCAGACACCGGTTTGA
- a CDS encoding rhomboid family intramembrane serine protease, giving the protein MLLPINDDNPLEGITHAYVTWALIAANVVVFLLVQHGYRPEIDIASAFGYGAIPAVVTHAAVLPDEYVRLPSELTLVSYMFLHGGWLHLIGNMAFLWVFGDNVEDALGHARFLAFYLLCGIAGGLAHALAVPASPAPLIGASAGVSGLVGAYLMLHPNVRIWVLVFLRIPLRIPAIWPLGAWIAFQLWNLIAAGDEETAWWAHMGGLIAGAVLIVVMRRKGVPLWVLTRNGTPDGHPPV; this is encoded by the coding sequence ATGCTGCTGCCGATCAATGACGACAACCCGCTCGAAGGCATCACCCACGCCTATGTCACCTGGGCGCTGATCGCGGCGAATGTCGTCGTCTTCCTGCTGGTGCAGCATGGCTACCGGCCGGAAATCGACATCGCCTCGGCCTTCGGCTACGGCGCCATTCCCGCTGTCGTCACCCATGCCGCCGTGCTGCCGGACGAATATGTCCGCCTGCCCTCGGAGCTGACGCTGGTCTCCTACATGTTCCTGCATGGCGGCTGGCTGCACCTCATTGGCAACATGGCCTTCCTCTGGGTGTTCGGCGACAATGTGGAGGATGCGCTCGGCCATGCCCGCTTCCTCGCCTTCTACCTGCTCTGCGGCATCGCCGGGGGGCTTGCCCATGCGCTCGCCGTGCCGGCCTCTCCCGCGCCGCTGATCGGCGCCTCGGCGGGGGTGTCGGGGCTGGTCGGCGCCTATCTCATGCTGCACCCCAATGTGCGGATCTGGGTGCTGGTGTTCCTGCGCATCCCGCTGCGCATTCCCGCCATCTGGCCGCTCGGGGCGTGGATCGCCTTCCAGCTCTGGAACCTCATCGCGGCGGGCGACGAGGAGACCGCCTGGTGGGCGCATATGGGCGGGCTGATCGCCGGCGCGGTGCTCATCGTCGTCATGCGCCGCAAAGGTGTCCCGCTCTGGGTGCTGACGCGGAACGGGACGCCGGACGGCCATCCGCCGGTGTGA
- a CDS encoding electron transfer flavoprotein subunit beta/FixA family protein, which translates to MKILVPVKRVVDYNVKIRVKADGSGVELANIKMSMNPFDEIAVEEALRLKEAGKASEVIAVSIGPVKTDETIRTALAMGADRGIWVKTEEAGVEPLAVAKLLKAIVAQESPGLVILGKQAIDDDCNQTGQMLAALLGWPQATFASKVVIGEGTVDVTREIDGGLQTLSLDLPAVLTTDLRLNEPRYASLPNIMKAKKKPIEEKAPADLGVDLAPRLQVISTTEPSGRSAGIKVSSAAELVGHLKTAGVL; encoded by the coding sequence ATGAAGATCCTTGTGCCCGTGAAGCGGGTGGTCGACTACAACGTCAAGATCCGCGTCAAGGCGGACGGCTCAGGGGTCGAGCTCGCCAACATCAAGATGTCGATGAACCCCTTCGACGAGATCGCCGTCGAGGAGGCGCTGCGGCTCAAGGAAGCCGGCAAGGCGAGCGAAGTCATCGCCGTCTCCATCGGCCCGGTGAAGACCGACGAGACCATCCGCACCGCGCTCGCCATGGGCGCGGATCGCGGCATCTGGGTGAAGACGGAGGAGGCCGGTGTCGAGCCGCTGGCGGTGGCCAAGCTGCTCAAGGCCATCGTCGCGCAGGAATCCCCCGGCCTCGTCATCCTTGGCAAGCAGGCGATCGACGACGATTGCAACCAGACCGGCCAGATGCTCGCCGCGCTGCTCGGCTGGCCGCAGGCGACCTTCGCCTCCAAGGTCGTGATCGGCGAGGGCACGGTGGATGTGACCCGCGAGATCGACGGCGGCCTGCAGACGCTGAGCCTCGACCTGCCGGCGGTGCTGACCACCGATCTGCGCCTCAACGAGCCGCGCTATGCCTCGCTGCCCAACATCATGAAGGCGAAGAAGAAGCCGATCGAGGAGAAGGCCCCGGCCGATCTCGGCGTCGACCTCGCCCCGCGCCTTCAGGTGATCTCCACCACCGAGCCGAGCGGGCGCAGCGCCGGCATCAAGGTTTCCTCGGCCGCCGAGCTGGTCGGCCATCTCAAGACGGCGGGAGTGCTCTGA
- a CDS encoding electron transfer flavoprotein subunit alpha/FixB family protein, translating to MAATLLLAEHDDAHLNPVTARALTAALALGAPVHVLVVGAGCAPAAEAAAKLDGVAEVLLADAPVYAHRLAEPVSALLVALAGDYSAVVAPSTAFGKSVLPRFAALIDVMQVSDVIAVIAPDTFDRPIYAGNAIQRVRATDATRVLTIRTASFAPAGEGGAAPIRAVAPVEAPAQTRFLAEEVAHSARPELTAARAIVSGGRAVGSAENFHALIEPLADSLSAAVGASRAAVDAGYAPNDWQVGQTGKVVAPELYVAIGISGAIQHLAGMKDSKVIVAVNKDEDAPIFQVADYGLVGDLFQIVPELTAEIAKAKA from the coding sequence ATGGCCGCGACGCTTCTTCTCGCCGAACATGACGACGCTCACCTCAACCCCGTCACCGCCCGCGCCTTGACCGCCGCGCTGGCGCTCGGTGCGCCCGTGCATGTGCTGGTGGTGGGCGCCGGCTGCGCCCCCGCCGCCGAAGCCGCCGCCAAGCTCGACGGCGTGGCCGAGGTGCTCCTCGCCGACGCGCCCGTCTACGCCCACCGCCTCGCCGAGCCGGTGAGCGCGCTGCTGGTGGCGCTCGCGGGCGATTACAGCGCCGTGGTCGCCCCCTCCACCGCCTTCGGCAAGAGCGTGCTGCCGCGCTTTGCCGCGCTGATCGACGTGATGCAGGTCTCCGACGTGATCGCCGTCATCGCCCCCGACACGTTCGACCGGCCGATCTATGCCGGCAACGCCATCCAGCGCGTGCGCGCGACCGACGCCACCCGCGTGCTGACCATCCGCACGGCGTCCTTCGCCCCGGCGGGCGAGGGCGGTGCCGCGCCGATCCGCGCCGTCGCCCCGGTCGAGGCGCCCGCCCAGACCCGCTTCCTGGCTGAGGAAGTCGCCCACAGCGCCCGTCCCGAACTCACCGCGGCGCGGGCCATCGTCTCCGGCGGGCGCGCCGTCGGCTCGGCCGAGAATTTCCACGCGCTGATCGAGCCCCTGGCGGACAGCCTCAGTGCGGCGGTCGGCGCCTCGCGCGCGGCGGTCGATGCGGGCTATGCCCCCAATGACTGGCAGGTCGGCCAGACCGGCAAGGTGGTGGCGCCCGAGCTTTACGTCGCCATCGGCATTTCCGGCGCCATCCAGCACCTCGCCGGCATGAAGGATTCGAAGGTCATCGTCGCCGTCAACAAGGACGAGGACGCGCCGATCTTCCAGGTGGCGGATTACGGGCTGGTGGGCGATCTGTTCCAGATCGTGCCGGAGCTCACCGCCGAAATAGCTAAGGCAAAAGCCTGA
- a CDS encoding 3-hydroxybutyryl-CoA dehydrogenase, with amino-acid sequence MAFEIKTVGIIGAGQMGNGIAHVCALAGYDVVLNDLEKDRVKSGLATINGNMARQVSKGLYSDETKQAALGRIHGTDQASDLGDVDLLIEAAVEKEEIKRKIFSSVCPFLKPEAILATNTSSISITRLAASTDRPERFIGIHFMNPVPLMQLVELVRGIATEDETFELSKGFVTRLGKTYAVAEDFPAFMVNRILLPMINEAIYTLYEGVGSVDAIDTAMRLGANHPMGPLQLADFIGLDTCLSIMQVLHEGLADSKYRPCPLLVKYVEAGWLGRKTQRGFYDYRGEKPVPTR; translated from the coding sequence ATGGCTTTCGAGATCAAGACCGTCGGCATCATCGGCGCGGGGCAGATGGGCAACGGCATCGCGCATGTCTGCGCGCTGGCCGGCTATGACGTCGTGCTGAACGACCTCGAAAAGGACCGCGTCAAGTCGGGCCTCGCCACCATCAATGGCAACATGGCCCGGCAGGTCTCCAAGGGCCTGTATTCCGACGAGACCAAGCAGGCCGCGCTCGGCCGCATTCACGGCACCGACCAGGCGTCCGATCTCGGCGATGTCGACCTGCTGATCGAGGCGGCCGTCGAGAAGGAGGAGATCAAGCGCAAGATCTTCTCCTCCGTCTGCCCGTTCCTGAAGCCCGAGGCGATCCTCGCCACCAACACCTCGTCCATCTCCATCACCCGGCTCGCCGCCTCGACCGACCGGCCGGAGCGCTTCATCGGCATTCACTTCATGAATCCGGTGCCGCTGATGCAGCTGGTCGAGCTGGTGCGCGGCATCGCCACCGAGGATGAGACCTTCGAGCTCTCCAAGGGCTTCGTCACCCGGCTCGGCAAGACCTATGCGGTGGCGGAGGATTTCCCCGCCTTCATGGTCAACCGCATCCTGCTGCCGATGATCAACGAGGCGATCTACACGCTCTATGAGGGCGTGGGCTCGGTCGACGCCATCGACACCGCCATGCGTCTGGGCGCCAACCACCCGATGGGCCCGCTCCAGCTCGCGGATTTCATCGGGCTGGATACCTGCCTGTCCATCATGCAGGTGCTGCATGAGGGTCTGGCCGACTCGAAGTACCGCCCCTGCCCGCTGCTGGTGAAATACGTCGAAGCCGGCTGGCTCGGTCGCAAGACCCAGCGCGGCTTCTACGACTACCGTGGCGAAAAGCCGGTGCCGACCCGTTAG
- a CDS encoding reverse transcriptase domain-containing protein produces MTTIPKELVSFSDFLAFTSTSAKELSFLSKYVSIKYKSFHVPKKKGGTRQLLCPDPRLKYLQRRILLLLNQIYTPLYPVHGFVKGRGIASNALQHQRKPYLLNIDLKDYFGTISRPRVRGALVAMGVEQSIADAICTICTISNKLPQGAPSSPTLSNIVTYKLDRSLTEFCKQHKIMYSRYADDISLSSYRIPSALFKLGDPPSGRLSIDQLSAEFLAILSQNGFSLNPEKLWLSKRRDRKLVTGLIVNKFVNIERKYIRNVRSSIFRVEKLGIDYANAEFQQRYKTHKNIHSVIRGRLEWISQIRGKNYEPYRRLAKRYNNLFPDKLEIEPTPVEIAENAVWVIEYFGENDCNQGTAFFLEGVGLVTADHVVSQASNADVLDIYRPNSSGKKYTASKTSIRCEHRDLIVLNHSIPESDQTHIPASTAPSIHEDSIIALGFPAFAPGDGMSTRRGQIRGKMTRSGVKLIEVSTTLDGGMSGGPILNERYQAIGVTHKGGGNEPKQIGVDISELINLCVEHKAAETT; encoded by the coding sequence ATGACTACCATCCCGAAAGAATTGGTTTCGTTTAGCGACTTCCTTGCGTTTACATCGACAAGCGCAAAAGAATTATCATTTCTTTCGAAATATGTTTCTATTAAGTATAAATCATTTCATGTTCCCAAGAAGAAAGGGGGAACCCGCCAGCTTCTCTGCCCCGATCCACGATTAAAGTATCTACAACGTCGAATTCTTTTGTTGTTGAATCAAATTTACACCCCTCTTTATCCGGTTCACGGCTTTGTCAAGGGGCGAGGTATAGCTTCAAATGCGCTCCAACATCAAAGAAAGCCTTATTTACTTAATATAGATTTGAAGGATTACTTCGGGACGATATCAAGACCGCGAGTTCGCGGAGCCCTAGTCGCCATGGGCGTCGAACAGAGCATTGCTGATGCAATTTGTACGATATGCACCATATCCAATAAATTACCTCAAGGCGCACCGTCGTCGCCCACACTTTCAAATATAGTTACATATAAGCTAGATCGAAGTTTAACTGAGTTCTGCAAGCAACACAAAATAATGTACTCACGCTATGCAGATGATATTTCTCTATCCAGCTATAGAATACCCTCAGCTCTATTCAAGCTAGGTGACCCCCCTAGTGGTCGCCTGAGCATTGATCAACTGTCTGCGGAGTTCCTAGCCATATTGTCTCAGAACGGATTCAGTTTGAATCCGGAGAAACTATGGCTGTCAAAAAGACGCGACCGGAAGCTAGTAACAGGGCTAATTGTTAATAAGTTCGTCAATATCGAGAGAAAATACATTAGAAATGTCAGATCCTCAATTTTTCGAGTGGAAAAACTTGGAATTGACTACGCAAATGCGGAATTTCAACAAAGATACAAAACGCACAAGAATATTCATAGTGTAATACGGGGGCGACTTGAGTGGATATCGCAGATACGAGGCAAGAATTATGAACCCTACAGGCGCCTCGCCAAAAGATATAATAATCTTTTCCCTGACAAGCTAGAGATAGAGCCAACTCCGGTCGAAATTGCAGAAAATGCAGTGTGGGTCATAGAATATTTTGGCGAAAATGACTGCAATCAAGGCACTGCCTTCTTCTTAGAAGGCGTCGGATTAGTGACAGCCGATCATGTCGTATCTCAAGCTTCTAATGCAGATGTTTTAGATATATACCGACCGAACAGCTCAGGAAAGAAATATACCGCGTCGAAAACGTCTATAAGATGCGAACATCGCGATTTAATCGTACTAAACCACTCCATTCCTGAAAGCGATCAGACGCACATACCGGCAAGCACAGCTCCGTCAATCCATGAGGACAGCATCATCGCACTTGGGTTCCCTGCCTTTGCACCGGGTGATGGGATGAGTACTCGTCGCGGCCAAATACGTGGGAAGATGACTAGGAGCGGCGTGAAGCTAATCGAAGTTTCAACGACACTTGATGGAGGGATGAGTGGTGGTCCTATTCTGAACGAGAGGTATCAGGCCATCGGCGTTACCCACAAAGGTGGAGGAAATGAACCCAAACAAATTGGGGTCGACATATCAGAACTCATCAACCTATGTGTTGAACACAAGGCCGCTGAAACTACGTAG
- a CDS encoding DMT family transporter, whose product MAAGDWGALVLLSLIWGGSFFFGKIAIAEIPPLTMVFARVTIGAGALYFIARLAGVRLPLTRRLMAEFALLALIANIIPFGLIAWSQQHIPSGLSSILNAATPLFTVLVAQAFTRDEKFTAGKLVGVSLGFAGVAVMMGPALLGQLGGHNLAAQLAAIGATVSYGFASVYGRRFRALPPLGVAMTQLAFSSLMLLPVIAVLDAPWQLPVPSPKVLGALAGLGVLSTGIAYILYFRILARNGATNISLVTFLVPVSAILLGALVLGEALEPREFAGFAIIALGLAAIDGRPWRWMRGKGR is encoded by the coding sequence ATGGCCGCCGGCGACTGGGGCGCGCTGGTGCTGCTCTCGCTGATCTGGGGCGGCTCCTTCTTCTTCGGCAAGATCGCCATCGCCGAGATCCCGCCGCTCACCATGGTGTTCGCGCGCGTGACCATCGGCGCCGGCGCGCTCTATTTCATCGCCCGCCTCGCCGGGGTGCGCCTGCCCCTGACACGCCGGCTGATGGCGGAATTCGCCCTGCTCGCGCTCATCGCCAACATCATCCCCTTCGGGCTGATCGCCTGGTCGCAGCAGCATATCCCGAGCGGGCTTTCCTCGATCCTCAATGCCGCGACCCCGCTCTTCACCGTGCTGGTGGCGCAGGCCTTCACCCGCGACGAGAAATTCACCGCCGGCAAGCTGGTGGGGGTGAGCCTCGGCTTTGCCGGCGTGGCGGTGATGATGGGCCCGGCGCTGCTCGGCCAGCTTGGCGGCCACAACCTCGCCGCCCAGCTCGCCGCCATCGGCGCGACGGTCTCCTATGGCTTTGCCAGCGTCTATGGCCGCCGCTTCCGCGCCCTGCCGCCGCTCGGCGTCGCCATGACCCAGCTCGCCTTCTCCAGCCTGATGCTGCTGCCGGTCATCGCCGTGCTGGACGCGCCCTGGCAGCTCCCGGTGCCCTCGCCCAAGGTGCTCGGCGCGCTGGCCGGGCTCGGCGTGCTCTCCACCGGCATCGCCTACATCCTGTATTTCCGCATCCTCGCGCGGAACGGGGCGACCAACATCTCGCTCGTCACCTTCCTCGTGCCGGTGAGCGCGATCCTGCTCGGCGCGCTGGTGCTCGGCGAGGCGCTGGAGCCGCGCGAATTCGCCGGCTTCGCCATCATCGCTTTGGGGCTGGCGGCGATCGACGGGCGCCCGTGGCGGTGGATGCGAGGGAAGGGGCGGTAG
- the tlpA gene encoding thiol:disulfide interchange protein TlpA, giving the protein MTERPETPTGDEGTHAARPGRRRLLIVAAALLLGGAAVLAGVYGIGGDPRNAIATNGAGTVTSQASGVNDQANQVASQASLSGKDPACQAASDTARRIADLAKGELAAFAPTLTPTRIPDLAFLGPDGTPLTLSKVGGDGLKLVNIWATWCVPCRKEMPALDELQAKLGTGAGTGAGPQAPAFNVVALNIDTRDPDKPKRFLEETGIKELALYTDPKAKAFQDLRTVGRGFGLPTTMLIDAQGCEIGHIAGPAEWASPDALALIRAALGTAPSQP; this is encoded by the coding sequence ATGACCGAACGACCCGAGACGCCGACGGGCGACGAAGGCACGCACGCGGCGCGCCCCGGGCGGCGCCGCCTGCTGATCGTGGCCGCGGCGCTCCTGCTCGGCGGCGCCGCCGTGCTGGCAGGCGTATACGGGATCGGGGGTGATCCGCGCAACGCCATTGCCACGAACGGCGCGGGAACGGTGACCAGTCAGGCCAGTGGGGTGAACGATCAGGCCAATCAGGTGGCCAGTCAGGCCAGTTTGTCCGGCAAGGATCCGGCCTGCCAGGCGGCCAGCGACACCGCCCGCCGCATCGCCGACCTCGCCAAGGGGGAGCTCGCCGCCTTCGCCCCGACCCTGACCCCGACCCGCATTCCCGACCTCGCCTTTCTCGGTCCCGACGGCACGCCGCTGACGCTCTCCAAGGTCGGCGGCGACGGGCTCAAGCTCGTCAACATCTGGGCGACCTGGTGCGTGCCCTGCCGCAAGGAGATGCCGGCGCTCGACGAGCTTCAGGCCAAGCTCGGCACGGGAGCCGGCACCGGGGCGGGCCCGCAGGCCCCCGCCTTCAACGTCGTCGCCCTCAACATCGACACCCGCGACCCGGACAAGCCCAAGCGCTTCCTGGAGGAGACCGGCATCAAGGAGCTGGCGCTCTATACCGACCCCAAGGCCAAGGCGTTCCAGGATCTGCGCACGGTGGGGCGCGGCTTCGGCCTGCCGACCACCATGCTGATCGACGCGCAGGGTTGCGAGATCGGCCATATCGCCGGCCCGGCGGAATGGGCGAGCCCGGATGCGCTCGCGCTCATCCGCGCCGCGCTGGGCACCGCCCCCTCCCAGCCCTGA
- the argH gene encoding argininosuccinate lyase: MSNKMWGGRFETGPDAIMEEINVSIGFDQRLYAQDIAGSKAHAAMLAAKGIIDKADAEKIVAGLDTILSEIEGGQFTFQRALEDIHMNVESRLAALIGTSAGRLHTARSRNDQVATDFRLYVRDTLDTLDAQIRDLQKALTEKALLHSGTVMPGFTHLQTAQPVTFGHHLMAYVEMLGRDRGRLRDARARLNECPLGAAALAGTSFPIDRFATATSLGFDRPTANSLDSVSDRDFVLETLAAASICAMHLSRFAEEIVIWTSPLVGLIKLSDRFTTGSSIMPQKRNPDAAELVRAKIGRIAGAFNGLLMVMKGLALAYAKDMQEDKEGAFDAFSTLSLMIAATAGMVRDMVPDEKKMKEAAGSGYSTATDLADWLVRVLGLPFREAHHVTGRIVSLASGQGIALHKLKLEEMQSVEPRITKEVFGVLSVSKSVASRVSYGGTAPKNVRAQAKRWLKQLAKEG; this comes from the coding sequence ATGAGCAACAAGATGTGGGGTGGCCGCTTCGAGACCGGCCCGGACGCGATCATGGAGGAAATAAACGTCTCCATTGGTTTCGACCAGCGCCTCTATGCGCAGGACATTGCCGGCTCGAAGGCGCACGCCGCGATGCTGGCGGCCAAAGGCATCATCGACAAGGCAGATGCCGAAAAGATCGTGGCGGGTCTAGACACGATCCTGTCAGAAATCGAAGGCGGCCAGTTCACCTTCCAGCGGGCGCTGGAGGACATCCATATGAATGTGGAGTCCCGCCTCGCCGCCCTGATCGGCACATCCGCCGGCCGCCTCCACACGGCGCGCTCGCGCAACGACCAGGTGGCGACCGATTTCCGGCTCTATGTCCGCGACACGCTGGACACGCTGGATGCGCAGATTCGTGATTTGCAGAAGGCACTTACCGAGAAGGCGCTGCTTCATTCCGGTACCGTTATGCCGGGCTTCACGCATCTGCAGACCGCCCAGCCGGTGACCTTCGGCCACCATCTCATGGCCTATGTCGAGATGCTCGGGCGCGACCGCGGCCGGCTGCGCGATGCCCGCGCGCGGCTGAACGAGTGCCCGCTCGGCGCCGCCGCGCTGGCCGGCACATCGTTCCCGATCGATCGTTTCGCTACCGCAACGAGCCTTGGATTTGATAGGCCCACGGCCAATTCGCTGGATTCCGTCTCCGACCGCGACTTCGTGCTGGAGACGCTGGCGGCCGCCTCGATCTGCGCCATGCACCTCTCCCGCTTCGCCGAGGAGATCGTGATCTGGACCTCGCCGCTGGTTGGCCTGATCAAGCTGTCGGACCGCTTCACCACCGGCTCGTCCATCATGCCGCAGAAGCGCAACCCCGACGCGGCCGAGCTGGTGCGCGCCAAGATCGGGCGAATTGCCGGTGCTTTCAATGGCTTGCTGATGGTCATGAAGGGCCTGGCGCTGGCCTATGCCAAGGACATGCAGGAGGACAAGGAGGGCGCGTTCGATGCCTTCTCCACCCTCTCGCTGATGATCGCGGCGACCGCCGGCATGGTCCGCGACATGGTGCCGGACGAGAAGAAGATGAAGGAGGCGGCGGGCTCGGGCTATTCCACCGCCACGGATCTGGCCGACTGGCTGGTGCGCGTGCTCGGCCTGCCCTTCCGCGAGGCGCATCACGTCACCGGTCGCATCGTCTCGCTGGCGAGCGGGCAGGGGATCGCCCTGCACAAGCTGAAACTCGAGGAGATGCAAAGCGTTGAGCCGCGCATTACCAAGGAGGTGTTCGGCGTGCTCTCCGTGTCGAAGTCAGTGGCGAGTCGCGTTTCCTATGGCGGCACGGCGCCGAAGAATGTGCGCGCGCAGGCCAAGCGCTGGCTCAAGCAACTCGCCAAGGAAGGCTGA